In Syntrophomonas wolfei subsp. wolfei str. Goettingen G311, a single window of DNA contains:
- a CDS encoding Smr/MutS family protein: MKVQSLNLHGLSLEEAQQKTRQNLSWCMQNGVDVLDLNHGKGYHSSRNFSVLKQELRRMLKSEPSLKEFGYKVVYGESNLPVALTYDEGHTLIVARGKENEYIGSRKEQEKKQRIFSPEGQQERKLRKKRSKYK, encoded by the coding sequence ATGAAAGTTCAGAGCCTTAATCTTCATGGTCTGAGCCTGGAAGAAGCCCAGCAAAAAACCAGGCAAAACTTGAGTTGGTGTATGCAAAACGGGGTGGATGTGCTGGATTTAAATCATGGTAAAGGATATCATAGCAGTCGCAACTTTTCCGTACTCAAACAAGAACTGAGGAGAATGCTTAAATCCGAACCCTCCTTGAAGGAATTCGGTTACAAGGTGGTGTACGGTGAATCCAACCTGCCGGTAGCCCTGACTTATGATGAAGGCCACACCCTGATAGTTGCCCGCGGGAAAGAAAATGAATATATAGGCAGCAGGAAAGAGCAGGAGAAGAAGCAGCGGATTTTTTCACCGGAAGGGCAGCAGGAAAGAAAACTACGGAAAAAAAGAAGTAAATATAAATGA